A DNA window from Pleuronectes platessa chromosome 19, fPlePla1.1, whole genome shotgun sequence contains the following coding sequences:
- the LOC128424800 gene encoding histone H3-like centromeric protein A — translation MRHDSSSSRRKGKAPKHRSEVSAPGTARSPRRRSGSVAGPVTPKKRRFRPGTKALMEIRRYQKSTDLLLRKGPFSRLVREVCQTFSREALRWQVYAILALQEAAEAFLVLLFSDANLCAIHAKRVTLFPRDIQLARRIRGVDTL, via the exons ATGCGCCACGACTCCTCCAGCAGTCGTCGGAAGGGCAAAGCCCCGAAGCACCGCTCCGAGGTGTCGGCCCCGGGGACCGCCCGGTccccgaggaggaggagtggttcAG TCGCGGGTCCCGTGACTCCCAAGAAGAGACGGTTCCGACCGGGCACGAAGGCCTTGATGGAGATCCGCAGGTACCAGAAGAGCACGGACCTTCTGCTCAGGAAGGGACCGTTCTCTCGCCTG GTTCGTGAGGTTTGTCAAACTTTCTCCAGAGAGGCTCTCCGGTGGCAGGTTTACGCTATTCTCGCCCTGCAGGAG gctgcagaggcgTTTCTCGTCCTGCTGTTCTCGGACGCCAACCTGTGTGCGATCCACGCCAAGCGAGTGACCCTGTTCCCCCGCGACATTCAGCTGGCCCGGAGGATCCGCGGCGTGGACACCCTGTGA
- the dcp2 gene encoding m7GpppN-mRNA hydrolase — protein MFSTNMENKRVDIPSGVLDDLCSRFILHIPSEERDNAIRVCFQIELAHWFYLDFCMQNTPGAPSCGIRDFAKAVFHHCPFLLPHGEDVQKVLEQWKEYKMGVPTYGAIILDESLENVLLVQGYLAKSGWGFPKGKVNEDEAPHDCAVREVMEETSFDIKNRICNDAYIEQKITDQVVRLYIIPGVTKDTKFNPKTRKEIRNIEWFSIEKLPCHRNDMTPKSKLGLAPNRFFMAIPFIRPLREWISRLKGESTDSDEDFTSSGSTPGKPSDNVRSKSRHLTGTYVFPVNSWTKHVSQKAAGQLSQSEPNQNPVLKSNGKKSQDSVVKKGANDSGASNQPGKTISKDDKKLQPRRLQDSFERNGSECSSVDLSRDSEQLLSSKTFLNFRFDREAIMKCFDY, from the exons ATGTTTtcaaccaacatggaaaacaagAGAGTGGACATCCCTTCCGGGGTCCTGGACGATCTCTGCAG CCGCTTCATCCTGCACATCCCCAGCGAGGAGCGGGACAACGCCATCCGGGTGTGCTTCCAGATCGAGCTGGCCCACTGGTTCTACCTGGACTTCTGCATGCAGAACACGCCCGGGGCCCCGAGCTGCGGCATCAGGGACTTCGCCAAAGCTG TTTTCCATCACTGTCCGTTTCTCCTGCCTCATGGAGAGGACGTGCAGAAGGTCCTGGAACAGTGGAAGGAGTACAAGATGGGCGTTCCGACCTATGGAGCCATCATTTTAGATGAATCTTTAGAAAAC GTTCTTCTGGTTCAGGGATACCTCGCCAAGTCTGGCTGGGGCTTTCCAAAAGGCAAAGTGAACGAGGACGAAGCTCCTCACGACTGTGCTGTGCGCGAG GTGATGGAGGAGACGAGCTTCGACATCAAGAATCGAATCTGCAATGACGCGTACATCGAGCAGAAGATCACCGACCAGGTGGTGAGGCTCTACATTATACCAGGAGTGACCAAGGACACGAAGTTCAACCCCAAGACCAGGAAAGAGATCCGG AACATCGAGTGGTTCTCTATCGAGAAGCTTCCCTGCCACAGGAACGACATGACCCCGAAGTCTAAACTGGGACTGGCCCCCAACAGGTTCTTCATGGCCATTCCATTCATAAG GCCGCTGCGAGAATGGATCAGCCGTCTGAAGGGCGAGTCGACCGACAGCGACGAGGACTTCACCAGCAGCGGCAGCACTCCAGGCAAACCTTCAGACAACGTCCG GTCAAAATCCCGCCACCTCACTGGGACCTATGTATTTCCTGTGAACAGCTGGACTAAACACGTGTCGCAGAAGGCTGCGGGCCAGCTGAGCCAGTCCGAGCCGAACCAG AACCCAGTCTTAAAGAGCAATGGGAAGAAAAGTCAGGACTCCGTGGTGAAGAAAGGAGCCAACGACTCTGGAGCCAGCAACCAGCCGGGGAAAACCATATCA AAGGACGATAAAAAACTTCAACCCAGACGACTGCAGGACAGCTTTGAGAGAA ATGGGTCTGAGTGCAGCTCCGTCGACCTCAGCAGAGACTCGGAGCAGCTGCTCTCGTCCAAGACTTTCCTCAACTTCAGATTCGACAGAGAAGCCATCATGAAATGTTTTGACTACTGA